Proteins encoded in a region of the Takifugu flavidus isolate HTHZ2018 chromosome 8, ASM371156v2, whole genome shotgun sequence genome:
- the LOC130529983 gene encoding leucine-rich repeat and transmembrane domain-containing protein 1 isoform X4 codes for MLLPHSMLLCILLSLLPFSHACPKECSCNGNAKVVDCRGRGLYDIPHPLHPDTQELYLQDNRIRGLGSMAFREIPIVRVLDLSNNSITSVSPTALLGLRNLQHLGLAYNNLRELDKRLFGPIRTLSHLDLSHNSLWGLSGAMGDNLRNLSHLGLAHNRITRLDRSLLEALTRLDSLTLRGNPWRCDCQIIGLKLWLETYLFKGGVVDEVICSHPEEMRDRDLQKVPYQVFHVCMTTSYHYLFANIHHLETERLLRSHAHGNHAHPSSHALHIPIGEGLGGGTGGGGGGGGGSLPECEPKQRHRPVNLRHAIATVVITGVVCGIVCLMMLAAAVYGCAYAAIMAKYQRELKKNEELAAARKADHTTGDEKEPLENAIA; via the exons ATGCTGCTACCACACTCCA tgctgctgtgtATCCTCCTATCCCTCCTTCCTTTTTCACACGCCTGTCCAAAGGAGTGCAGCTGCAATGGCAATGCCAAAGTGGTGGACTGCCGGGGACGAGGCCTATACGACATCCCCCACCCACTGCATCCGGACACCCAAGAGCTGTATCTCCAGGATAACCGAATCAGGGGGTTGGGATCAATGGCTTTCCGAGAAATCCCCATTGTCCGCGTCCTTGATCTATCTAATAACTCCATAACATCTGTTTCGCCGACTGCTCTGCTGGGCCTGAGAAATCTGCAGCACCTCGGACTAGCCTACAACAACCTGAGGGAGCTCGATAAGCGGTTGTTTGGACCAATCCGCACGCTGTCACACCTCGATCTCTCACACAACAG CCTGTGGGGACTCTCTGGAGCTATGGGTGACAATCTGAGGAATCTCAGCCATCTAGGTCTGGCACACAACAGAATAACACGACTGGACCGCTCCCTACTGGAGGCTTTGACCCGCCTGGACAGCCTCACGCTTCGAGGCAACCCGTGGAGATGCGACTGCCAGATCATAGGCCTTAAACTCTGGCTGGAGACCTACCTCTTTAAAG GTGGAGTGGTTGATGAGGTCATTTGCTCACATCCAGAAGAAATGAGGGACAGAGACCTGCAGAAAGTCCCTTACCAAGTCTTCCATGTCTGCATGACCACGAGCTACCACTATCTGTTTGCTAACATACACCACCTGGAGACTGAAAGACTACTGCGAAGCCATGCCCACGGCAACCACGCTCATCCCTCGAGCCACGCTCTCCATATCCCCATCGGGGAAGGCTTAGGCGGtggaacaggaggaggtggaggaggaggaggagggagcctgCCAGAGTGTGAACCGAAGCAAAGGCACCGGCCCGTCAACCTGCGCCACGCCATCGCCACGGTGGTGATCACAGGAGTGGTGTGTGGGATCGTATGTCTGATGATGTTGGCCGCCGCCGTGTATGGCTGCGCCTACGCTGCCATCATGGCCAAATATCAACGCGAGCTCAAAAAGAACGAGGAACTGGCGGCAGCGCGGAAGGCAGATCACACCACAGGGGATGAGAAGGAACCTCTGGAGAACGCCATTGCCTGA
- the LOC130529983 gene encoding leucine-rich repeat and transmembrane domain-containing protein 1 isoform X2: MQAAMRQLADMRVLLCILLSLLPFSHACPKECSCNGNAKVVDCRGRGLYDIPHPLHPDTQELYLQDNRIRGLGSMAFREIPIVRVLDLSNNSITSVSPTALLGLRNLQHLGLAYNNLRELDKRLFGPIRTLSHLDLSHNSLWGLSGAMGDNLRNLSHLGLAHNRITRLDRSLLEALTRLDSLTLRGNPWRCDCQIIGLKLWLETYLFKGGVVDEVICSHPEEMRDRDLQKVPYQVFHVCMTTSYHYLFANIHHLETERLLRSHAHGNHAHPSSHALHIPIGEGLGGGTGGGGGGGGGSLPECEPKQRHRPVNLRHAIATVVITGVVCGIVCLMMLAAAVYGCAYAAIMAKYQRELKKNEELAAARKADHTTGDEKEPLENAIA, from the exons ATGCAAGCGGCCATGAGACAGCTGGCAGATATGAGAG tgctgctgtgtATCCTCCTATCCCTCCTTCCTTTTTCACACGCCTGTCCAAAGGAGTGCAGCTGCAATGGCAATGCCAAAGTGGTGGACTGCCGGGGACGAGGCCTATACGACATCCCCCACCCACTGCATCCGGACACCCAAGAGCTGTATCTCCAGGATAACCGAATCAGGGGGTTGGGATCAATGGCTTTCCGAGAAATCCCCATTGTCCGCGTCCTTGATCTATCTAATAACTCCATAACATCTGTTTCGCCGACTGCTCTGCTGGGCCTGAGAAATCTGCAGCACCTCGGACTAGCCTACAACAACCTGAGGGAGCTCGATAAGCGGTTGTTTGGACCAATCCGCACGCTGTCACACCTCGATCTCTCACACAACAG CCTGTGGGGACTCTCTGGAGCTATGGGTGACAATCTGAGGAATCTCAGCCATCTAGGTCTGGCACACAACAGAATAACACGACTGGACCGCTCCCTACTGGAGGCTTTGACCCGCCTGGACAGCCTCACGCTTCGAGGCAACCCGTGGAGATGCGACTGCCAGATCATAGGCCTTAAACTCTGGCTGGAGACCTACCTCTTTAAAG GTGGAGTGGTTGATGAGGTCATTTGCTCACATCCAGAAGAAATGAGGGACAGAGACCTGCAGAAAGTCCCTTACCAAGTCTTCCATGTCTGCATGACCACGAGCTACCACTATCTGTTTGCTAACATACACCACCTGGAGACTGAAAGACTACTGCGAAGCCATGCCCACGGCAACCACGCTCATCCCTCGAGCCACGCTCTCCATATCCCCATCGGGGAAGGCTTAGGCGGtggaacaggaggaggtggaggaggaggaggagggagcctgCCAGAGTGTGAACCGAAGCAAAGGCACCGGCCCGTCAACCTGCGCCACGCCATCGCCACGGTGGTGATCACAGGAGTGGTGTGTGGGATCGTATGTCTGATGATGTTGGCCGCCGCCGTGTATGGCTGCGCCTACGCTGCCATCATGGCCAAATATCAACGCGAGCTCAAAAAGAACGAGGAACTGGCGGCAGCGCGGAAGGCAGATCACACCACAGGGGATGAGAAGGAACCTCTGGAGAACGCCATTGCCTGA
- the LOC130529983 gene encoding leucine-rich repeat and transmembrane domain-containing protein 1 isoform X3, with protein sequence MLLPHSTVLLCILLSLLPFSHACPKECSCNGNAKVVDCRGRGLYDIPHPLHPDTQELYLQDNRIRGLGSMAFREIPIVRVLDLSNNSITSVSPTALLGLRNLQHLGLAYNNLRELDKRLFGPIRTLSHLDLSHNSLWGLSGAMGDNLRNLSHLGLAHNRITRLDRSLLEALTRLDSLTLRGNPWRCDCQIIGLKLWLETYLFKGGVVDEVICSHPEEMRDRDLQKVPYQVFHVCMTTSYHYLFANIHHLETERLLRSHAHGNHAHPSSHALHIPIGEGLGGGTGGGGGGGGGSLPECEPKQRHRPVNLRHAIATVVITGVVCGIVCLMMLAAAVYGCAYAAIMAKYQRELKKNEELAAARKADHTTGDEKEPLENAIA encoded by the exons ATGCTGCTACCACACTCCA cagtgctgctgtgtATCCTCCTATCCCTCCTTCCTTTTTCACACGCCTGTCCAAAGGAGTGCAGCTGCAATGGCAATGCCAAAGTGGTGGACTGCCGGGGACGAGGCCTATACGACATCCCCCACCCACTGCATCCGGACACCCAAGAGCTGTATCTCCAGGATAACCGAATCAGGGGGTTGGGATCAATGGCTTTCCGAGAAATCCCCATTGTCCGCGTCCTTGATCTATCTAATAACTCCATAACATCTGTTTCGCCGACTGCTCTGCTGGGCCTGAGAAATCTGCAGCACCTCGGACTAGCCTACAACAACCTGAGGGAGCTCGATAAGCGGTTGTTTGGACCAATCCGCACGCTGTCACACCTCGATCTCTCACACAACAG CCTGTGGGGACTCTCTGGAGCTATGGGTGACAATCTGAGGAATCTCAGCCATCTAGGTCTGGCACACAACAGAATAACACGACTGGACCGCTCCCTACTGGAGGCTTTGACCCGCCTGGACAGCCTCACGCTTCGAGGCAACCCGTGGAGATGCGACTGCCAGATCATAGGCCTTAAACTCTGGCTGGAGACCTACCTCTTTAAAG GTGGAGTGGTTGATGAGGTCATTTGCTCACATCCAGAAGAAATGAGGGACAGAGACCTGCAGAAAGTCCCTTACCAAGTCTTCCATGTCTGCATGACCACGAGCTACCACTATCTGTTTGCTAACATACACCACCTGGAGACTGAAAGACTACTGCGAAGCCATGCCCACGGCAACCACGCTCATCCCTCGAGCCACGCTCTCCATATCCCCATCGGGGAAGGCTTAGGCGGtggaacaggaggaggtggaggaggaggaggagggagcctgCCAGAGTGTGAACCGAAGCAAAGGCACCGGCCCGTCAACCTGCGCCACGCCATCGCCACGGTGGTGATCACAGGAGTGGTGTGTGGGATCGTATGTCTGATGATGTTGGCCGCCGCCGTGTATGGCTGCGCCTACGCTGCCATCATGGCCAAATATCAACGCGAGCTCAAAAAGAACGAGGAACTGGCGGCAGCGCGGAAGGCAGATCACACCACAGGGGATGAGAAGGAACCTCTGGAGAACGCCATTGCCTGA
- the LOC130529983 gene encoding leucine-rich repeat and transmembrane domain-containing protein 1 isoform X1, protein MQAAMRQLADMRAVLLCILLSLLPFSHACPKECSCNGNAKVVDCRGRGLYDIPHPLHPDTQELYLQDNRIRGLGSMAFREIPIVRVLDLSNNSITSVSPTALLGLRNLQHLGLAYNNLRELDKRLFGPIRTLSHLDLSHNSLWGLSGAMGDNLRNLSHLGLAHNRITRLDRSLLEALTRLDSLTLRGNPWRCDCQIIGLKLWLETYLFKGGVVDEVICSHPEEMRDRDLQKVPYQVFHVCMTTSYHYLFANIHHLETERLLRSHAHGNHAHPSSHALHIPIGEGLGGGTGGGGGGGGGSLPECEPKQRHRPVNLRHAIATVVITGVVCGIVCLMMLAAAVYGCAYAAIMAKYQRELKKNEELAAARKADHTTGDEKEPLENAIA, encoded by the exons ATGCAAGCGGCCATGAGACAGCTGGCAGATATGAGAG cagtgctgctgtgtATCCTCCTATCCCTCCTTCCTTTTTCACACGCCTGTCCAAAGGAGTGCAGCTGCAATGGCAATGCCAAAGTGGTGGACTGCCGGGGACGAGGCCTATACGACATCCCCCACCCACTGCATCCGGACACCCAAGAGCTGTATCTCCAGGATAACCGAATCAGGGGGTTGGGATCAATGGCTTTCCGAGAAATCCCCATTGTCCGCGTCCTTGATCTATCTAATAACTCCATAACATCTGTTTCGCCGACTGCTCTGCTGGGCCTGAGAAATCTGCAGCACCTCGGACTAGCCTACAACAACCTGAGGGAGCTCGATAAGCGGTTGTTTGGACCAATCCGCACGCTGTCACACCTCGATCTCTCACACAACAG CCTGTGGGGACTCTCTGGAGCTATGGGTGACAATCTGAGGAATCTCAGCCATCTAGGTCTGGCACACAACAGAATAACACGACTGGACCGCTCCCTACTGGAGGCTTTGACCCGCCTGGACAGCCTCACGCTTCGAGGCAACCCGTGGAGATGCGACTGCCAGATCATAGGCCTTAAACTCTGGCTGGAGACCTACCTCTTTAAAG GTGGAGTGGTTGATGAGGTCATTTGCTCACATCCAGAAGAAATGAGGGACAGAGACCTGCAGAAAGTCCCTTACCAAGTCTTCCATGTCTGCATGACCACGAGCTACCACTATCTGTTTGCTAACATACACCACCTGGAGACTGAAAGACTACTGCGAAGCCATGCCCACGGCAACCACGCTCATCCCTCGAGCCACGCTCTCCATATCCCCATCGGGGAAGGCTTAGGCGGtggaacaggaggaggtggaggaggaggaggagggagcctgCCAGAGTGTGAACCGAAGCAAAGGCACCGGCCCGTCAACCTGCGCCACGCCATCGCCACGGTGGTGATCACAGGAGTGGTGTGTGGGATCGTATGTCTGATGATGTTGGCCGCCGCCGTGTATGGCTGCGCCTACGCTGCCATCATGGCCAAATATCAACGCGAGCTCAAAAAGAACGAGGAACTGGCGGCAGCGCGGAAGGCAGATCACACCACAGGGGATGAGAAGGAACCTCTGGAGAACGCCATTGCCTGA